The genomic stretch CGCACGACGGGCACGCGAAGAAGCTCGCGCATGATGACCGGCGCGGCGCGCAGATCGGGAATCGTCTCGAACAATGGCACGATCGGCAGGGTGCATAGCTCGAGGCCGGCGTCGTCGAGATAGAGCCCGCCGTGCTTGGCCAGCACATAGGCGCCGAGAACATCGGCGACCGAATGCGTCATGGAGAGGATGAAGCTGCCGAAGGCCTCGCGATCGAGCCGCGAGCGCATGTCCGCGACCAGCGCGAACATGTCGAGCGTGTCCTGCGACTCCGGCGCGAGGCCGGTAAGCGCAACGCCATTGCGCGGCTGCGCCAGCTCGGCGATGAGCCAGGCCTGCCACTCGGGCGAGTCGACGTCCGGCGCATCCTTGCCGGTCTTGATGCGGTGAATGTCGCGCAGCGCATTATTGGTGCGCGTCGTGTTCTCGCGCAGATCGAGACGCACGGTGCTGAAGCGGAAAATCTCCACCGCGCGCCGCACCGGCCGCACCAGATCATTGGCGAGCGATGGGCTGCGGCTCTCGATCAGCGCCTGCTCGAGAATGCGCAGATCGCGGATCAGCTCATCGGCATTGGCGTAGCGCGCCTTGCCGCGGCCTTCGCCCTTGGTGGTGAGGATCGTCTCGTCGAGCTTGCGCAGCACGCAGGTGAGATATTGGCGGAAGGCCTCGCCGTGATTGCGCGTCTTGATTCTGTCCGCGTCCTCGACCTGCGCCAGCTCCGCCTCGAGCGCGGCGCGGAACTCGGCCGGGATCGTCACCGAGCCTTCGCTGATCGACAATACGCGGGCGAGATCGAGAATGCGCTGGCGATAATAGTCGAGGCTGGCGAGCGCGTTGACGATCATCGTCTCGCGCGTCACCGCATTGGTGACGAAAGGATTGCCGTCGCGGTCGCCGCCGATCCAGGAGCCGAATTGGAAGAAGGGCGTGATGTCGAAGCGCTCATTGGGATAATGAGCGGCGAGCGCGCTCTCGAAGGAGGCGAGCATCTCCGGCGCGAGATCGAAGAGATTCTCGGCGAAGAAATGCAGCCCCCAGGCGACCTCGTGCTCGACGGTCGGCTTCTCGAGATGCAATTCGCCCGTGAGCCACAAGAGCTCGATCTGATCGCCGACGGCGCCGATGCGGCTGGCGCGCTCGCGATCGGTCCAGCGCGAGGATTCGAGATCCTTCAGCAGCAGATAGATCTTGCGATTCTTCTCGAGGACGGTGACGCGCTTGGCCTCGGTCGGATGGGCGGTGATGACCGGGCGAATGCGCAGCGATTTGAGCTGCGCGCGAATCTCGTCCGCGGTGACGCCGGCCTTGGCGGCGTCAGCCAGAACATGCGCGAAGGAGCCGAGCAATTCGTCGCGGCCCTTGGCGCGCTCTATGGTGCGGCGGCGGCGCATGGCCGAGGCCTGCTCGGCGATGGAGAGCAGCTGAAACCATATGCCCTGCGCCTGCAGAGCCCGCGCCATGAGCGCCGGCGGCATTCCGGCGGAGGAGCCGAAGCCGCTCAGAACGGGTGCGATCTCGGGCTGATGGCGCTTCACCACGCCCACGAGCTGATCGAGCAGAAAGGCCGCCGCCTCTTTGACCGATCGCGTCGCCAGCGCCGAAGGGGCGGCGGACGAGGTCGATTCGGACAAGACCTTCTGGTCGGCGGTCATGCAGTCTCCCTGGCTATGGTGAGGCGGATGGGCGCCTCTCCCCGCGGCGCGGGAAGAGGCGCGTGTCGTGTCACGCGCGCTTCAGCACGGCGGCGACGGCGGAGCCGAACTCGGCCGGGCTCGGCGCCACGGCGAGGCCGTAGGACTTCATGATCTCGGTCTTCTCCGCGGCGCTGTCGCCGGTCGCCGAGATGATGGCGCCCGCATGGCCCATGCGGCGGCCCTTGGGCGCGGTGAGGCCGGCGACGAAGCCGACCACCGGCTTGGAGAAATTCTCCTTGATCCAGGCCGCGGCCTCGGCCTCCTGCGGACC from Methylosinus sp. C49 encodes the following:
- a CDS encoding phosphoenolpyruvate carboxylase, with the protein product MTADQKVLSESTSSAAPSALATRSVKEAAAFLLDQLVGVVKRHQPEIAPVLSGFGSSAGMPPALMARALQAQGIWFQLLSIAEQASAMRRRRTIERAKGRDELLGSFAHVLADAAKAGVTADEIRAQLKSLRIRPVITAHPTEAKRVTVLEKNRKIYLLLKDLESSRWTDRERASRIGAVGDQIELLWLTGELHLEKPTVEHEVAWGLHFFAENLFDLAPEMLASFESALAAHYPNERFDITPFFQFGSWIGGDRDGNPFVTNAVTRETMIVNALASLDYYRQRILDLARVLSISEGSVTIPAEFRAALEAELAQVEDADRIKTRNHGEAFRQYLTCVLRKLDETILTTKGEGRGKARYANADELIRDLRILEQALIESRSPSLANDLVRPVRRAVEIFRFSTVRLDLRENTTRTNNALRDIHRIKTGKDAPDVDSPEWQAWLIAELAQPRNGVALTGLAPESQDTLDMFALVADMRSRLDREAFGSFILSMTHSVADVLGAYVLAKHGGLYLDDAGLELCTLPIVPLFETIPDLRAAPVIMRELLRVPVVRRSTRWQGNVQEVMIGYSDSNKDGGFMSSNWELAKAQSKLTRLGEELGVAIAFFHGRGGSVSRGGAPTGHAIAAQPAGSIRGRFRVTEQGEVVSFKYANRGTASYQLELLASSVFAHALKSEREDALVPRAEFDDALEALSGASLAAYGKFIADPDLVAYFQAASPLEEISMLNIGSRPARRFGARSLADLRAIPWVFAWAQNRHAITGWYGVGSGLSSFIEVRGERGLQLLHRMFEDSRLFRLILDEVEKTLAMVDLGIARQYASLVADEAVRKKIFSAIEAEYHLTCESVLRITGGGEIGARFTDYQARLAHRLATINEVNREQVELLRLFRTTEEEALKEEYKSALLLSISCIAAGLGATG